A single window of Pyrus communis chromosome 10, drPyrComm1.1, whole genome shotgun sequence DNA harbors:
- the LOC137747912 gene encoding pectinesterase inhibitor 9-like has product MAKLSFSLLVVLLSIFSLLSAVEPSFSNDQPWRSHAQAYIEASCRTTLYPDLCVHCLSMYIKPNMTVQSPQQLAEYALSMSLYRARYARAYVLKVAGELKKLRAREYQVVQDCLEQINDSVDQLSGSIKELRRFGQETVGDDLIWHISNVETWVSTALTDAYTCVDELPVKNLSKLKATIKGKIVNVAEVTSNALALFHRFAARYRAANKP; this is encoded by the coding sequence ATGGCAAAACTGAGCTTCTCCTTGCTCGTAGTGCTCCTCTCGATCTTCTCACTTCTGAGTGCTGTAGAGCCATCCTTTTCTAATGATCAGCCTTGGCGTTCCCATGCTCAGGCCTACATCGAGGCCTCGTGCCGGACAACGCTTTATCCAGACCTATGCGTCCACTGCCTCTCCATGTATATCAAGCCCAATATGACCGTCCAAAGCCCGCAGCAGCTGGCAGAATACGCCTTGTCCATGAGCCTGTACCGTGCACGGTATGCCAGAGCCTACGTCCTCAAGGTGGCAGGAGAGCTCAAGAAGCTCAGGGCCCGGGAATACCAAGTCGTGCAAGACTGCTTGGAACAGATCAATGACAGTGTGGACCAACTGAGTGGGTCTATCAAGGAACTACGTCGTTTTGGCCAAGAAACTGTGGGGGATGACTTGATTTGGCACATAAGTAACGTGGAGACTTGGGTGAGCACAGCTTTGACTGATGCATACACTTGTGTGGATGAGCTGCCGGTGAAAAACTTGAGCAAGTTAAAGGCTACGATAAAAGGGAAGATCGTGAATGTGGCTGAGGTGACGAGCAATGCGCTTGCTTTGTTTCATAGATTTGCTGCAAGGTATCGAGCTGCAAACAAACCTTAG